The following proteins are encoded in a genomic region of Streptomyces sp. SLBN-31:
- a CDS encoding DUF389 domain-containing protein, whose translation MLHLRLITPSDRTDDVVRLIEKTVGTTHLVVVPGAARNPAGDVVMCDVAREAGDELLTGLQELGLDHTGSIAVENIDLSLSRRADKAEAEAPGEGADAVLWEHLTDATHEESTLSATYLAFITLATMIAACGVVLDNAILIVGAMAVGPEFGPLAGICTAIVQRAPRLALRSLVALLVGFAAAMLLTAGFSLFMDAVGLFTKAQLEAKRPNTGFIYAPDWFSFVVAVLAGAAGTLSLTSAKSGALVGVAISVTTVPAAANAAVALIYSDTNQAMRSSEQLLLNLLGIVLAGTLTLLTQKWLWSRQRGRSNARQGNA comes from the coding sequence ATGCTGCACCTGCGCCTGATCACACCGTCCGACAGGACGGACGACGTGGTCCGCCTGATCGAGAAGACGGTCGGCACGACACACCTCGTCGTCGTCCCCGGAGCCGCCCGCAACCCCGCGGGAGACGTCGTGATGTGCGACGTGGCCCGCGAGGCCGGCGACGAACTCCTCACAGGTCTGCAGGAGTTGGGCCTGGACCACACCGGTTCGATCGCCGTCGAGAACATCGACCTGTCGCTGTCCAGGCGGGCCGACAAGGCGGAGGCGGAGGCCCCGGGCGAGGGCGCGGACGCCGTCCTGTGGGAGCACCTCACCGACGCCACCCACGAGGAGTCGACGCTCTCCGCCACCTACCTCGCGTTCATCACGCTCGCCACGATGATCGCGGCCTGCGGTGTCGTCCTGGACAACGCGATCCTCATCGTGGGCGCGATGGCGGTCGGCCCGGAGTTCGGGCCCCTCGCCGGCATCTGCACGGCGATCGTGCAGCGCGCCCCGCGCCTGGCGCTGCGGTCACTGGTCGCGCTGCTGGTGGGCTTCGCCGCGGCGATGCTGCTGACGGCCGGCTTCAGCCTGTTCATGGACGCGGTCGGCTTGTTCACCAAGGCCCAGCTGGAGGCGAAGCGGCCCAACACGGGCTTCATCTACGCCCCGGACTGGTTCTCGTTCGTGGTCGCGGTCCTGGCGGGCGCGGCGGGCACCCTCTCCCTGACCTCCGCGAAATCGGGCGCCCTGGTCGGCGTCGCCATCTCCGTGACGACGGTCCCGGCCGCCGCCAACGCGGCGGTGGCCCTGATCTACAGCGACACCAACCAGGCGATGCGTTCCTCGGAACAGCTCCTGCTGAACCTCCTGGGCATCGTCCTGGCGGGCACCCTGACCCTACTCACCCAGAAATGGCTCTGGTCCAGGCAACGCGGACGCTCCAACGCCCGGCAGGGCAACGCCTAG